In one Bacillus sp. Marseille-P3661 genomic region, the following are encoded:
- a CDS encoding YwbE family protein, which produces MNGQQRSSIAPGLEVDIVLKKDQKTGLTTRGIVKDILTNSSYHPHGIKVRLESGHVGRVKSIYN; this is translated from the coding sequence GTGAATGGGCAGCAGCGATCATCGATTGCACCGGGGCTTGAGGTAGATATCGTATTAAAAAAAGACCAAAAAACGGGCCTTACGACTAGAGGGATTGTAAAGGATATTTTAACGAACTCTAGCTACCATCCACACGGAATAAAAGTACGACTTGAAAGTGGACACGTCGGAAGAGTTAAAAGTATTTATAATTAA
- a CDS encoding calcium/sodium antiporter, whose product MTYILLFIGFALLIKGADFFVEGSSKIATLLHIPPILIGLTIVAFGTSSPEATVSILAAMDGTAGLAIGNVVGSNIFNITFVVGLTAFLNPLKVESETIRKEIPFTLLASFALYFIISDVILQTWNQNLITRSDGLILLLFMSIFMFYIFEVARNSREKVAANPDLRVKQSRGSWIKNILFTIGGLAAIIFGGDLVVRNSTEIAYSFGMSETLVGLTIIAVGTSLPELITSVTAALKKQSELALGNIVGSNIFNILFVLGASSIIAPLTVEDKIFFDVKIMIMVTLVLLVFSRTGYRIGKREGVILALCYIAYTVYIIIRN is encoded by the coding sequence ATGACATATATATTATTATTTATAGGATTTGCCTTATTAATTAAGGGTGCGGATTTTTTTGTAGAGGGTTCGTCCAAAATCGCTACTTTACTTCATATTCCTCCGATTTTAATTGGGTTGACGATTGTAGCATTTGGTACAAGTTCACCTGAGGCAACAGTAAGTATATTAGCTGCAATGGACGGGACGGCAGGGCTGGCAATTGGGAATGTAGTTGGCAGTAATATTTTTAATATTACGTTTGTTGTCGGTTTAACGGCATTTTTAAATCCTTTAAAGGTTGAAAGTGAAACAATTAGAAAAGAAATACCATTCACATTGCTTGCCAGCTTTGCTCTTTATTTTATTATCAGTGATGTAATACTCCAAACCTGGAATCAAAATTTAATTACTAGAAGTGATGGTTTAATTCTCCTCTTATTTATGTCTATCTTTATGTTCTATATTTTTGAAGTTGCTAGAAATAGCCGTGAAAAAGTAGCCGCTAATCCTGACCTCCGAGTGAAACAAAGCCGAGGATCATGGATAAAAAACATTCTATTTACAATAGGTGGGCTTGCAGCTATTATATTTGGAGGAGATTTAGTTGTAAGGAATAGTACTGAAATCGCTTATTCGTTCGGAATGAGTGAAACATTAGTTGGTTTAACGATTATAGCTGTTGGTACATCCTTGCCAGAGTTAATCACATCTGTAACAGCTGCTCTCAAAAAACAAAGCGAACTTGCATTAGGAAATATTGTTGGTAGTAACATCTTTAATATTTTATTTGTATTAGGTGCTTCTTCAATTATCGCTCCCCTTACTGTAGAGGATAAAATATTTTTCGATGTAAAAATAATGATCATGGTAACCTTGGTATTGCTTGTGTTTTCACGAACTGGGTATAGAATTGGTAAAAGAGAAGGAGTAATCCTTGCTCTATGTTATATCGCTTATACTGTCTACATTATCATTAGAAACTAA